From one Methanobacterium bryantii genomic stretch:
- a CDS encoding hemerythrin domain-containing protein, which produces MTHQKLYEMLEHDHEEVKEMFKEAIENEDPSKYKEIKKELEVHMKGEEDFYYPKAKKADEDLVEHGIEEHEEAKGLIKELDRLGKNDGQFMPKLKELKDSVEHHVDEEEHKLFPKSKDTLSDNEEKKIAEKIEEEKSKMM; this is translated from the coding sequence ATGACACATCAAAAGCTTTATGAAATGTTGGAACATGACCATGAAGAAGTTAAAGAAATGTTTAAAGAAGCAATAGAAAATGAAGATCCTTCTAAGTATAAAGAAATTAAAAAAGAATTAGAAGTGCACATGAAAGGGGAAGAAGATTTTTATTATCCCAAAGCAAAAAAAGCTGATGAAGACTTAGTTGAGCACGGTATTGAAGAGCATGAAGAAGCTAAAGGATTAATAAAAGAATTAGATCGGCTTGGAAAGAATGATGGGCAATTCATGCCTAAACTAAAAGAATTAAAGGATTCTGTAGAACATCATGTTGATGAGGAAGAGCATAAATTGTTCCCTAAGTCTAAAGACACTCTAAGTGATAATGAAGAGAAAAAAATTGCTGAAAAGATTGAAGAAGAAAAATCAAAAATGATGTAA
- a CDS encoding YHS domain-containing protein — translation MGLDLEKEMTAGTVMNVFVDPVFKKEVDPSTAKHVAGYDGKTYYFCSLCSKKLFLEHPERYVES, via the coding sequence ATGGGTTTAGATCTTGAAAAAGAAATGACAGCAGGCACCGTAATGAATGTGTTTGTAGATCCCGTATTTAAAAAAGAAGTTGATCCAAGTACAGCTAAACACGTGGCAGGATACGATGGTAAAACATATTATTTCTGTTCACTTTGCAGTAAAAAGCTCTTTCTGGAACACCCAGAAAGGTATGTTGAAAGTTAA
- a CDS encoding MarR family transcriptional regulator has protein sequence MVHRKFLIFAGATKVSPISGVDKKEVAKIMKELKKDETIYSPKRCYWTLKE, from the coding sequence TTGGTACATCGAAAATTTTTAATTTTCGCTGGAGCCACCAAAGTCAGCCCGATTTCTGGTGTAGACAAAAAAGAAGTTGCCAAAATAATGAAAGAACTTAAAAAAGATGAAACTATTTATTCCCCTAAAAGGTGCTACTGGACATTAAAAGAATAA
- a CDS encoding prenyltransferase, translating into MNIKGDTLIKIVKLGRPMFLFDGFLLFIMGALLAVIFNAEFSLTKFIMGYSILLLCHLAVHYSNDYYDFKTDSLSGPSTVSAGSGVLLENPELKQFSKGFAVVLNLLSVVLAAVFTVIFSYPAEFFLLAVFGNFLAWFYTAPPLKLAYNRLGEVSNALYGILLPSAGFFTLMGTLTIPMLIFTIPLAFSRLFLTNSANIPDMEGDKLGGKITLVVANGRRFGFKFIGVSAFMMTLSFALISVTSLYPQVLNFKVITFISLIPLSLGILELLKMPLDRESATKYATFNIKSIFLIGILINSYFVFLILS; encoded by the coding sequence ATGAATATTAAAGGGGATACCCTGATAAAAATTGTTAAATTAGGAAGGCCGATGTTCCTATTTGATGGATTTTTGCTTTTTATTATGGGTGCCCTGTTAGCGGTTATTTTCAATGCTGAATTTAGTTTAACTAAATTTATAATGGGTTATTCAATTTTGCTTTTATGCCATCTTGCTGTTCACTACAGTAATGATTATTATGACTTTAAAACAGACAGCCTTTCAGGGCCCAGCACTGTTTCTGCAGGTAGCGGCGTACTACTTGAAAACCCTGAATTAAAGCAATTTTCAAAGGGATTTGCTGTTGTGCTTAACTTGCTGTCAGTCGTTCTTGCAGCTGTTTTCACTGTTATTTTTTCATACCCTGCTGAATTTTTCTTACTGGCAGTATTTGGTAATTTTTTAGCATGGTTTTACACCGCACCTCCTTTAAAATTAGCTTACAACAGGCTTGGCGAAGTTTCAAATGCACTTTATGGGATTTTACTGCCTTCTGCCGGATTTTTTACTTTAATGGGAACTTTAACTATTCCCATGCTGATTTTTACTATACCTCTTGCTTTTTCAAGACTTTTTTTAACTAACAGTGCCAATATTCCAGATATGGAAGGAGATAAATTAGGTGGTAAAATAACTTTAGTTGTAGCAAATGGCCGTAGATTTGGTTTTAAGTTTATTGGAGTTTCTGCGTTTATGATGACACTATCTTTTGCTTTAATATCAGTTACAAGTCTTTATCCACAGGTCCTAAATTTTAAGGTGATTACTTTTATTTCATTAATTCCGTTAAGTTTGGGGATATTGGAGCTGCTGAAGATGCCTTTAGATAGAGAATCAGCTACTAAATATGCTACATTCAATATTAAATCAATATTTTTAATTGGAATTTTAATTAACAGCTATTTTGTATTTCTAATTTTATCGTGA
- a CDS encoding YnfA family protein has product MWLAVLGGIILVLYGVVATLQPANFGRVYAAYGGIFIAMAIIWGWQVDKVTPDRFDIIGGLICLVGMAMIMYWPRN; this is encoded by the coding sequence ATATGGCTTGCAGTTTTAGGAGGAATAATTTTGGTTTTATATGGAGTAGTAGCAACGCTTCAACCTGCAAATTTTGGAAGAGTTTACGCTGCATACGGGGGAATTTTTATAGCAATGGCCATAATCTGGGGATGGCAAGTAGATAAAGTAACCCCTGACCGATTTGACATTATAGGTGGGTTAATATGTCTTGTAGGAATGGCGATGATAATGTACTGGCCAAGAAATTAG
- a CDS encoding MATE family efflux transporter has translation MTDETKNADSRIKLITGDPKRAIRNLSFPMMLIMILIVSYQIVDSIWVAGLGADALAALGFISPIFMVIVGLAQGLGAGATSLIARCIGAKDKDNADNAAMHAILITAVLSVVLPVVLILLLKDILLAIGAASVLTLATQYGQIIFAGSFALLFNSVGSSILRAEGDMKRATYAIAISSILNMVIAPIFIYTLNMGISGAAVATVLSSSVAAVAIFYWILIKRDTYLAFKFKDFHFDPRIIKDILGVTLPASVEQFIMSVLTVGINTMLVIAAGTTAVAVYTAGWRIVSMGIIPALGIETAVLTVAGVAYGAKNYKNLEISCHYAIKLGGIISLVLAVTTYIFAPNIAWLFAYSANSGDMIPMIAEFLRIFCVFFMAIPFGLASTAVFQAAGKGTTSLLLVVIRDLVLSLIAAYILGIVLHLGATGIYWGIVIGVILGSAISYLYFRLFLRSLKREEMGDVNIRKFKGERIN, from the coding sequence ATGACAGATGAAACTAAAAATGCAGATAGCAGGATTAAATTGATAACCGGAGATCCTAAACGAGCCATAAGAAATTTATCTTTTCCCATGATGTTAATTATGATCCTTATAGTTAGTTATCAAATAGTTGACAGTATATGGGTAGCAGGACTCGGTGCTGATGCACTGGCTGCTTTAGGATTTATTTCGCCAATATTTATGGTAATTGTAGGGCTTGCACAGGGCTTAGGGGCAGGTGCTACTTCCCTTATAGCTCGGTGTATAGGGGCAAAAGATAAAGATAATGCAGATAATGCAGCTATGCATGCAATTTTAATAACTGCCGTACTTTCTGTGGTGCTCCCTGTTGTTTTGATTCTTCTTTTAAAGGATATACTACTTGCAATCGGTGCGGCAAGTGTGTTAACCCTTGCAACACAATATGGGCAAATTATATTTGCCGGGTCTTTTGCATTGCTGTTTAATTCAGTTGGGTCCAGTATTCTACGTGCAGAAGGGGACATGAAGAGGGCCACCTATGCAATTGCAATAAGCAGTATATTGAACATGGTTATAGCTCCCATATTTATTTACACACTCAACATGGGAATTAGCGGGGCAGCAGTAGCTACTGTATTATCCTCATCTGTAGCAGCAGTTGCCATATTTTACTGGATACTTATAAAAAGGGATACATACTTGGCATTTAAATTTAAGGATTTCCACTTTGATCCAAGGATCATTAAAGATATACTTGGAGTAACATTACCTGCAAGTGTAGAGCAGTTTATAATGTCTGTGCTGACAGTGGGCATTAATACAATGTTAGTTATTGCCGCTGGAACAACTGCTGTGGCTGTTTATACTGCTGGATGGAGAATCGTGTCAATGGGAATAATTCCTGCTCTTGGAATAGAAACGGCCGTACTAACCGTTGCGGGAGTCGCCTATGGTGCAAAGAACTATAAAAATTTAGAGATAAGCTGTCATTATGCCATAAAATTAGGGGGGATTATATCTCTGGTTTTAGCTGTAACAACCTACATTTTCGCCCCAAATATTGCCTGGTTATTTGCTTATTCTGCAAACAGTGGAGATATGATACCGATGATCGCAGAATTCCTTAGAATTTTCTGTGTATTCTTTATGGCAATTCCATTTGGGCTTGCATCTACTGCTGTTTTCCAGGCAGCGGGTAAAGGAACTACCTCACTGCTTTTAGTTGTTATAAGAGACTTGGTCTTATCATTAATTGCTGCCTATATCCTGGGAATTGTGCTCCATTTAGGAGCTACAGGAATTTACTGGGGAATAGTGATTGGTGTTATTTTAGGGTCTGCTATCAGTTATCTATACTTCAGGCTGTTTTTAAGGAGTTTAAAAAGGGAAGAGATGGGAGATGTGAATATAAGAAAATTTAAAGGAGAAAGGATAAACTAA
- a CDS encoding DUF3892 domain-containing protein: MADYGITGVKYDSIGKHIEWVKVGEFTGSSFGIRENWLRTKVISEFEKGKTFITVLKHGDRLKKGLDISIVTVNGKKYIRTDNNDKNSDNLKDIPEFP, translated from the coding sequence ATGGCAGATTATGGTATTACTGGAGTTAAATATGATAGTATCGGCAAACACATTGAATGGGTTAAAGTCGGTGAATTCACAGGTAGTTCCTTTGGAATACGAGAAAACTGGCTGCGGACTAAAGTGATTTCAGAATTTGAGAAAGGAAAAACTTTCATAACAGTTTTAAAACACGGCGATAGATTAAAAAAAGGATTAGATATAAGTATAGTTACTGTAAATGGAAAAAAATATATCCGCACAGACAATAACGATAAAAATTCTGACAATTTAAAAGATATTCCTGAATTTCCATAA
- a CDS encoding C45 family autoproteolytic acyltransferase/hydolase — MIKTAKPEEELNLIAEEGNGKLYECKGFLVPVLSGSSREMGTQYGTMMVESMQKAYDVLVKPAFKSGVLADEDAKVWAERAVSTFSNHNREFYKGLEKSTGWSQVKIGILDQLMEFGAYQAALHTFSGCTSIFAWKNFSKDGHMYIGRNMDWSMQYNEFPQVLTVINPDDGRYRYASIGWPGIYCALTALNEHGVYLDVHDGTSMGGIVIYKDRPPITGILSDIISDTASVEGLIKRLNGTNCSASLILNLADESSAASMECSSLGGNRVRLSDNNSMVAVNSFLNPDWGIHRRDTLSHSLERLSNMTRRLDENKGSIDVKKTCELMDLPLFEADGTIGKGCTKPTKIDIDQTTHQVVTDVSKRKIWLKVPNPDYFVDWTPFDLKTLWR, encoded by the coding sequence ATGATAAAGACTGCTAAACCCGAAGAAGAGCTAAATTTAATAGCTGAAGAAGGTAATGGAAAGTTGTATGAATGCAAAGGGTTTTTAGTCCCTGTTCTCTCCGGTTCCAGCAGGGAAATGGGTACCCAGTATGGAACCATGATGGTAGAATCAATGCAAAAGGCTTACGATGTGCTGGTGAAGCCTGCATTCAAATCAGGCGTTCTCGCAGATGAAGATGCCAAGGTGTGGGCTGAAAGAGCAGTTTCAACATTTTCAAACCATAACCGGGAGTTTTATAAAGGTTTAGAAAAAAGTACGGGATGGTCACAGGTTAAAATAGGCATACTCGATCAGTTAATGGAATTTGGAGCTTATCAAGCTGCTTTACATACTTTTTCAGGGTGCACATCTATTTTCGCCTGGAAAAACTTCTCCAAGGACGGGCACATGTATATCGGACGAAATATGGATTGGAGTATGCAGTACAACGAGTTCCCCCAGGTTTTAACTGTAATCAATCCTGATGACGGCCGCTACCGCTATGCAAGCATTGGATGGCCAGGAATATACTGCGCCCTCACTGCACTTAATGAACACGGTGTTTACCTGGATGTCCACGATGGTACCAGCATGGGAGGGATCGTAATTTATAAGGATCGACCGCCGATTACGGGCATACTAAGTGACATAATTTCAGATACTGCATCAGTAGAAGGGCTTATTAAACGTTTAAACGGTACCAACTGCAGTGCATCCTTAATTTTGAATCTTGCAGATGAATCAAGTGCAGCATCCATGGAATGTTCCTCTTTAGGCGGTAACCGGGTTCGACTTTCAGACAATAATTCTATGGTGGCTGTCAATTCATTTTTAAACCCAGACTGGGGAATCCACAGGCGAGACACACTAAGCCACTCACTGGAACGTTTATCCAACATGACCCGCAGGTTAGACGAAAATAAAGGCAGTATTGACGTGAAAAAGACATGTGAACTCATGGACCTGCCGCTGTTCGAGGCAGACGGTACCATAGGTAAGGGATGTACCAAGCCCACCAAAATAGACATCGACCAGACCACCCATCAGGTAGTGACCGATGTCTCAAAGAGAAAGATCTGGCTCAAAGTACCAAACCCCGACTATTTTGTAGACTGGACGCCCTTTGACCTGAAAACACTCTGGAGATAA
- a CDS encoding MarR family winged helix-turn-helix transcriptional regulator, whose product MKERGRLSKEEILDMPLGSLITTISRSHMAFLFSEIEKLGIGGQFQFLMGLAREDGIIQEELASRFHLNESTIARALRKLEDAGMVQRKVDENNRRRKIITVTEKGRAAVDAISEIDKKWEERVQSLSLDEKNKLKEMLQVLAVESMELMYEFRKGKR is encoded by the coding sequence ATGAAAGAAAGAGGACGTTTATCAAAGGAAGAAATTTTGGACATGCCCTTAGGGTCTTTAATAACCACTATCAGCAGATCTCACATGGCTTTTTTATTTAGTGAAATAGAAAAGTTAGGGATTGGGGGGCAGTTTCAATTTTTAATGGGTTTAGCCCGTGAAGACGGCATAATTCAGGAAGAACTGGCAAGTAGATTTCACTTGAACGAAAGTACAATAGCAAGGGCATTGAGAAAATTGGAAGATGCAGGTATGGTCCAACGTAAAGTTGATGAAAACAACCGCAGAAGAAAGATAATTACAGTTACAGAAAAAGGAAGGGCTGCGGTAGATGCTATTTCAGAAATAGATAAGAAATGGGAAGAAAGAGTTCAGTCTTTATCACTTGATGAAAAAAACAAATTAAAAGAGATGTTACAGGTTTTGGCTGTTGAATCTATGGAATTGATGTATGAATTCAGGAAAGGAAAGCGTTAA
- a CDS encoding TRAM domain-containing protein, whose product MFKNNYGRDNKGNSSPINEGEEYDVKIEDMGRDGDGIAKIEGFIVFVNGAKKGDEVKIKINSVRRNFAFADVVE is encoded by the coding sequence TTGTTTAAAAATAATTACGGAAGAGATAATAAAGGAAATTCTTCTCCTATAAACGAAGGTGAAGAATACGATGTTAAAATAGAAGATATGGGAAGAGATGGAGACGGAATCGCTAAAATAGAAGGTTTCATAGTTTTTGTAAATGGAGCTAAAAAAGGCGATGAAGTTAAAATTAAAATCAATTCTGTAAGAAGAAACTTTGCTTTTGCAGACGTAGTAGAATAG
- a CDS encoding ZIP family metal transporter: protein MNEFLLILLFSLLPALGTFAGGISAEFLKIDRKNLSLALHVAAGIILAVISIELMPEILKSNTPWITILAFIVGGIFFITIDQLINFVQGRLGNVNHSTTAWAIFFGVAIDSFTDGLLIGAGSLIDLQIGFLVALGVVSADIPESFATIASFKERGIKKNLRIVLNLLASLPVLLGASAGYFLVKGQPPIVEYIILAFAAGILLTITAEEIIPESHRNGEARLAALAFIGGFAFFAFISSYLRI from the coding sequence ATGAACGAATTTCTGTTAATCCTATTATTTTCGTTACTACCTGCTTTAGGGACTTTTGCAGGGGGTATATCGGCTGAATTTTTAAAAATAGACAGAAAAAATTTAAGTTTAGCTTTGCACGTAGCGGCAGGGATTATACTTGCTGTAATTAGTATAGAATTAATGCCTGAAATTTTAAAATCGAACACGCCATGGATAACTATTTTAGCATTTATTGTGGGTGGCATTTTTTTTATTACTATTGATCAACTGATTAACTTCGTACAGGGCAGATTAGGTAATGTAAATCACTCAACAACTGCTTGGGCAATCTTTTTTGGCGTTGCAATAGATTCATTTACTGATGGTCTTTTAATCGGTGCAGGGTCTTTAATAGATTTACAAATTGGTTTTTTAGTTGCATTAGGTGTAGTTTCTGCAGATATACCTGAAAGTTTTGCAACCATTGCATCCTTTAAAGAGAGGGGTATTAAAAAGAATTTAAGGATAGTTCTAAACCTTCTTGCAAGTTTACCTGTTTTGTTAGGTGCATCTGCAGGGTATTTCCTTGTTAAAGGGCAGCCTCCGATTGTAGAATATATCATACTGGCTTTTGCTGCAGGTATTTTATTAACAATAACTGCTGAAGAAATTATACCTGAATCTCACAGAAATGGGGAAGCAAGGCTTGCAGCATTAGCTTTTATTGGAGGTTTTGCTTTTTTTGCATTTATTTCAAGCTATTTGAGAATTTAA
- a CDS encoding alpha/beta fold hydrolase, which yields MDLFVKETGRENEESIVFITGGGLSGWMWDKQLEEFADYHCLVPDLPEHGKSKHITPFTIETAAEQIIELIKERAHNKKAHIVGISLGGQLVIQILGTAPEVVDHAMASGTVVRPYYGRFALTMMPLSIIFRPFLKSDFILKKFLENGKIPLEYSENYRKDIMEFNTYGLTKRMLNENAAFRIPKGLCKVENSVLITMGETEWEIVHESAEDLNKCLAHSQIFKAPGLYHLWNLQSPELFNKTVRAWINDKDLL from the coding sequence ATGGATCTATTTGTTAAAGAGACAGGCAGAGAAAATGAAGAGTCAATAGTTTTTATAACTGGTGGCGGGCTATCGGGCTGGATGTGGGATAAACAACTGGAAGAATTTGCAGATTATCATTGTTTAGTCCCTGATCTTCCTGAACATGGAAAAAGTAAGCATATAACTCCTTTTACAATTGAAACAGCTGCAGAACAAATTATAGAACTTATTAAAGAGCGGGCCCATAATAAAAAAGCACATATAGTTGGAATATCTCTTGGCGGCCAGTTAGTGATACAGATTTTAGGTACGGCGCCGGAAGTTGTAGATCATGCAATGGCAAGTGGAACAGTAGTACGGCCTTATTATGGAAGGTTTGCTTTAACAATGATGCCTTTGAGCATCATATTTCGGCCTTTTTTGAAATCTGATTTTATATTAAAGAAATTTCTGGAAAATGGAAAAATACCCCTTGAATATTCGGAAAATTATAGAAAAGACATAATGGAGTTTAACACTTACGGCCTTACTAAACGTATGTTAAATGAAAATGCAGCATTTAGAATTCCTAAAGGATTATGTAAAGTAGAAAACTCGGTTTTAATAACTATGGGTGAAACAGAATGGGAAATAGTGCATGAATCCGCTGAAGACTTAAATAAATGTCTTGCCCATTCTCAAATCTTCAAAGCTCCAGGTTTATATCATTTATGGAATTTACAATCACCAGAACTTTTTAATAAAACAGTAAGGGCATGGATAAATGATAAAGACTTACTTTAA
- a CDS encoding CBS domain-containing protein has protein sequence MLTSVQKEILQSLINLYRKSKGKSIKGEEIAELMSRNPGTIRNQMQSLRSLGLVKGVPGPRGGYKPTIEAYHTLNISAIDKEALVPIFKKGKRVGDLSVAKIEFTSIPHPGECEAAIKVVGNIKQLDLGDRIKVGPTPVNKLIVNGMVVGRDDVDNLLLLDTTNIRSIPKKSVIEVASHNLITLKPSMNVKDAATVLSEHKIEGAPIIENEEVVGILTLSDISKAIADGKENLKITELMSKNIITVEKDLMIADAIEVMNKNKIGRLIVVDNDNLPLGIVTRTDLLDKIAGIK, from the coding sequence ATGCTTACATCTGTTCAAAAAGAAATATTGCAAAGCTTGATAAACCTTTACAGGAAATCAAAAGGCAAATCCATTAAAGGAGAAGAAATTGCCGAGCTTATGAGCCGTAACCCAGGGACTATACGGAACCAGATGCAGTCCCTAAGAAGTCTAGGACTTGTTAAAGGTGTCCCCGGACCCAGAGGGGGGTACAAACCGACGATAGAAGCATATCACACTTTAAACATCAGTGCAATTGATAAAGAAGCTCTGGTGCCCATATTCAAAAAAGGGAAAAGAGTGGGAGACTTAAGCGTTGCCAAAATAGAATTTACAAGTATTCCCCACCCCGGAGAATGTGAAGCCGCCATAAAAGTTGTGGGAAACATAAAACAGCTTGATCTGGGAGACAGGATAAAAGTGGGCCCAACACCCGTGAACAAGCTCATAGTAAATGGTATGGTGGTGGGAAGAGACGATGTGGACAACCTTCTGCTCCTTGATACCACAAATATAAGGAGTATCCCCAAAAAATCAGTGATCGAAGTTGCAAGCCACAACCTCATAACATTGAAGCCTTCCATGAACGTAAAAGATGCTGCAACAGTGCTTTCTGAACACAAAATAGAAGGTGCCCCTATAATTGAAAATGAAGAAGTAGTGGGGATTTTAACCTTAAGCGATATATCAAAGGCAATTGCAGATGGAAAAGAAAACCTCAAAATCACAGAACTCATGTCAAAAAATATCATAACTGTTGAAAAAGACCTTATGATTGCAGACGCCATTGAAGTTATGAATAAAAACAAAATAGGCAGGCTTATTGTGGTGGATAACGATAATCTTCCCCTTGGTATCGTAACAAGAACCGATCTTCTGGATAAAATAGCAGGTATAAAATAA
- a CDS encoding DedA family protein, with translation MFMELVVFLEEFIVTYGSWGIFFGSVLEEIIAPIPSTAVIMGSSFFIMENIPISFHAFQILLINIAVPAAAGVTLGSLLIYGIVYYAGKPFIDRWGKYLGLSWNEIEKTEENYSKNNLMALSIFTARALPIVPSVVVSAFCGFIKYDIKRYITITFLGTLVKAFIFGVMAWQFGSLYRTIETEIGIFEEIVVIGFVIVVICFIIYKKYKK, from the coding sequence ATGTTTATGGAGTTAGTGGTATTTTTAGAAGAGTTTATAGTCACTTATGGTTCATGGGGTATCTTTTTTGGAAGTGTCCTTGAGGAGATCATTGCTCCCATACCATCAACAGCTGTTATAATGGGTTCGAGCTTTTTTATAATGGAAAATATCCCTATTTCGTTTCATGCATTCCAGATCCTTTTAATTAATATAGCTGTACCTGCGGCGGCAGGGGTTACCCTTGGATCTTTACTTATTTATGGGATTGTTTATTATGCAGGTAAGCCTTTTATCGACCGCTGGGGGAAATATCTTGGGCTGTCATGGAATGAAATAGAAAAAACAGAAGAGAATTATTCCAAAAATAATTTAATGGCATTATCTATTTTTACTGCGAGGGCTCTTCCTATAGTACCAAGTGTTGTTGTCAGCGCATTTTGCGGCTTTATCAAATATGATATTAAAAGGTATATTACAATTACTTTCCTTGGAACTTTAGTAAAAGCATTTATTTTTGGAGTTATGGCATGGCAATTTGGAAGTTTATACAGGACTATAGAAACAGAAATTGGCATATTTGAAGAAATAGTAGTTATTGGATTTGTGATAGTGGTGATATGTTTCATCATTTATAAAAAATATAAAAAGTAA
- a CDS encoding ParA family protein, with amino-acid sequence MAEIIAVLNQKGGSGKTTTAVNLATALAKKGKKIALVDFDPQGNATTYLGLMKREMKNTMRDVLHEKIDAKDAVRITEYDGLELIPSNIKLSGIEGYLNAQTSPISVLKSKLKNIKEDYDYIFIDAPPTLNIIATNVLTAADSVIIPIQADPFALEGMVDLLEVIDIIAEDLNSPTEIKGVLITKFRANTKLGKEVKAEVQKYFKNELFKTTIPDNIKVSEAPGYNKPVIVYDPDCAGSKAYIELADEFLARENNE; translated from the coding sequence ATGGCAGAAATTATAGCAGTCCTTAATCAGAAAGGAGGAAGTGGAAAAACAACCACTGCCGTAAATTTAGCTACAGCACTGGCAAAAAAGGGTAAAAAAATAGCACTAGTAGACTTTGACCCCCAAGGTAATGCAACAACCTATCTGGGGTTGATGAAAAGAGAAATGAAAAATACCATGCGAGACGTACTTCACGAGAAGATCGATGCTAAAGATGCAGTACGGATTACTGAATATGATGGGCTGGAATTAATTCCATCAAACATAAAACTCTCAGGTATTGAAGGGTATCTCAATGCTCAAACTTCCCCCATTTCAGTATTAAAAAGTAAGCTGAAAAATATCAAGGAGGACTATGACTACATCTTCATAGACGCACCCCCCACATTAAACATTATAGCCACAAATGTGCTTACGGCAGCAGACAGCGTAATTATACCAATCCAGGCAGACCCATTTGCACTGGAGGGAATGGTAGACCTGCTTGAAGTTATTGATATTATAGCAGAAGACCTTAACAGCCCTACAGAAATCAAAGGAGTTCTTATAACTAAATTTAGAGCCAATACAAAGTTAGGTAAAGAGGTTAAAGCAGAAGTGCAGAAATATTTTAAAAACGAACTATTTAAAACCACCATTCCAGATAACATTAAGGTATCTGAAGCTCCAGGGTACAACAAGCCAGTGATCGTCTATGATCCAGATTGTGCAGGTAGCAAAGCCTACATTGAACTGGCAGATGAATTTTTAGCGAGGGAGAACAATGAATAA
- a CDS encoding deoxyhypusine synthase encodes MEVKENMSVLDLIEEMGKSGVLGAGRVSKATQLFADSIKDEDTSIFLSVAGPMVPGGLRKIIFDLINDGFVDVLITSGANITHDLVESFGGGHYRGISADDEELQKHGMGRIGDVYTKSHDFEVFEEKISEILSKIAEKKKIISIREFLFEIGNMIEDENSILKIAAEKGVPIYAPGIIDSMLGLQLWMFTQDKELHLDAVGDMHELSDIVFDAKKVTAVLLGGGLPKHYALASNLLKGGVDAAIQVTMDRSETGSLSGAPLEEAKSWAKAKAGSNLVTVIGDVTIIFPMMVAGAREIIAR; translated from the coding sequence ATGGAAGTCAAAGAAAACATGAGCGTTCTTGATTTAATAGAAGAGATGGGTAAATCAGGAGTTTTAGGCGCGGGCAGAGTATCTAAAGCTACACAATTATTTGCAGATTCAATTAAAGATGAAGACACATCAATTTTTTTAAGTGTTGCAGGCCCTATGGTGCCGGGGGGACTTCGAAAAATAATTTTTGATCTTATAAATGACGGCTTTGTAGATGTTTTAATAACAAGCGGGGCCAATATAACCCATGATCTGGTTGAATCCTTCGGCGGGGGACATTACAGGGGCATCAGTGCCGATGATGAAGAGCTGCAGAAGCATGGAATGGGAAGAATTGGCGATGTTTACACTAAATCACATGATTTTGAAGTATTTGAGGAAAAGATCAGCGAAATTTTAAGTAAAATCGCGGAAAAAAAGAAAATCATTTCAATTAGAGAGTTCCTGTTTGAAATTGGAAACATGATTGAAGATGAAAATTCAATACTTAAAATAGCAGCCGAAAAAGGCGTTCCTATTTATGCGCCAGGTATAATCGACAGCATGCTTGGTCTTCAGCTCTGGATGTTTACCCAGGATAAAGAACTCCACCTTGATGCTGTTGGAGACATGCATGAGCTTTCAGATATTGTATTTGATGCTAAAAAGGTAACAGCTGTGCTCCTTGGAGGAGGTTTACCTAAACACTATGCCCTTGCATCCAACCTCCTTAAAGGCGGTGTAGATGCGGCTATTCAAGTTACCATGGATAGGAGTGAAACTGGGAGTTTAAGTGGAGCACCTTTAGAAGAAGCAAAATCCTGGGCAAAGGCAAAAGCTGGTTCTAACCTTGTAACTGTAATTGGGGATGTAACTATAATCTTTCCAATGATGGTTGCAGGTGCAAGGGAAATTATAGCACGCTGA